From a single Bradyrhizobium sediminis genomic region:
- a CDS encoding glycosyltransferase family 39 protein translates to MLTVAGLTLMRGIFAANFPLRVDEAYYWTWSRESVISYLDHPPMISWCVYLGTLIFGDTNFGVRFSGLLAMLVMQLLLADIVWRTLRDWRYVLLAVLLPEAAFDYGLLMAKVVPDTALIAFSLAMVWALARLALSGNLRWWLLAGVFGGLALLSKYTVVLLLPAIAGYAVVPSWRRTQLSSPYPWLAALIAIAIFSPVLYWNATHDWVSFKFQLDRPVQLQGWSLKFLGEFVGNQFFLLGPILFPVVLVGATGLGRRGFRAGDPIAILLSMCVAVPFGFFLWRSLYGRIGDSWPLFVWPFGFACVAINIKRWLQEAPHSSVARMGPWVAATAILTGIGFVVLATVYYTAGSANYLAKNDPIGKEAGFGQVVEAANREREKAGATWFATTDYRIYSMLRWHLRDRFPVVQVNERNRYIGFGTTEADIAGPSALYVAPQDEAGGALWKTTTAVLEPLGSADLTWRGVRYDTYLMQKLTHWKPVLSPPPGDPFYVGRPH, encoded by the coding sequence GTGCTGACCGTCGCTGGCCTGACCCTGATGCGCGGGATATTCGCCGCCAATTTTCCCCTGCGGGTGGATGAAGCTTATTACTGGACCTGGTCGCGAGAGAGCGTCATTTCCTATCTCGACCATCCGCCGATGATCTCGTGGTGCGTCTATCTGGGGACGCTGATCTTCGGCGACACCAATTTCGGCGTCCGATTCAGCGGGCTGCTTGCCATGCTGGTCATGCAGCTTCTGCTCGCCGACATCGTCTGGCGAACGCTGCGGGACTGGCGGTACGTCCTGCTGGCCGTGCTGCTGCCGGAAGCCGCGTTCGACTACGGTCTGCTGATGGCGAAAGTGGTGCCGGATACGGCGCTGATCGCGTTCTCGCTCGCCATGGTGTGGGCGCTGGCGCGGCTGGCCTTGTCGGGCAATCTGCGATGGTGGCTGCTGGCCGGCGTATTCGGCGGGCTTGCCCTCTTGTCCAAATATACCGTCGTTCTGCTGTTGCCGGCGATCGCTGGATATGCGGTCGTCCCGTCGTGGCGAAGGACGCAGCTTTCGAGTCCCTATCCATGGCTGGCAGCGTTGATCGCAATCGCGATCTTCTCGCCGGTGCTCTACTGGAATGCGACCCACGACTGGGTGTCGTTCAAGTTCCAGCTCGACCGGCCGGTGCAGTTGCAGGGATGGTCGCTGAAATTCCTGGGCGAGTTCGTGGGAAATCAGTTCTTCCTGCTGGGTCCGATCCTGTTTCCGGTGGTTCTGGTCGGCGCGACCGGGCTCGGGCGGCGAGGATTTCGTGCAGGGGATCCGATCGCGATCCTGCTCTCGATGTGCGTCGCCGTTCCCTTCGGATTTTTCCTTTGGCGCTCGCTCTACGGCCGCATCGGCGATAGCTGGCCGCTGTTCGTCTGGCCGTTCGGGTTTGCCTGCGTCGCCATCAACATCAAGCGCTGGCTGCAGGAAGCGCCGCATTCATCCGTCGCGCGGATGGGACCGTGGGTTGCGGCAACGGCAATTCTGACCGGAATAGGCTTCGTCGTGCTGGCGACGGTCTACTACACCGCAGGCAGCGCAAACTACCTGGCGAAAAACGATCCGATCGGGAAAGAGGCTGGTTTCGGCCAAGTGGTCGAAGCCGCCAATCGGGAGCGCGAAAAAGCCGGCGCGACCTGGTTCGCGACCACGGACTATCGGATCTACTCGATGCTGAGATGGCACCTCAGGGACCGTTTCCCCGTCGTTCAGGTCAATGAACGAAACCGCTATATCGGTTTTGGCACTACAGAGGCGGACATCGCCGGCCCCTCCGCGCTCTATGTTGCTCCGCAGGACGAGGCCGGCGGCGCGCTTTGGAAGACCACCACCGCGGTGCTCGAGCCCCTGGGATCGGCCGATCTGACCTGGCGCGGCGTGCGCTACGATACCTACCTGATGCAGAAGCTCACCCACTGGAAGCCGGTGCTTTCACCGCCCCCGGGCGATCCGTTTTATGTAGGCAGACCGCATTAG
- a CDS encoding FAD-binding oxidoreductase translates to MSLIITNNLPRPEPQALASTVEALAARFGNRLITSQAVREQHAHTTTWLPSQPPDAVVMAQEASDIQDVVRICARYGVPVIAFGTGTSLEGQVNAPAGGICIDLRDMNRILEVHTEDLDCVIQPGVTRKALNEHLRDQGLFFPIDPGADASLGGMASTRASGTNAVRYGTMRDNVLALKVVRGDGEIITTGTRAKKSSAGYDLTHLFVGAEGTLGIISELTIKLRGIPETIAAAACSFETVRGACQATILAIQTGIPVARIELLNAAQVKACNSYSKLSLPETPLLLLEFHGSEIEVAEQSKNFKEIAAECGGGDFTWTTKPEDRTKLWQARHDAYWSVKALRPGAGVVATDVCVPISRLADCVTETEEDLKRLNLLSPIVGHVGDGNFHCSLLCDVDDAEEMARGEDFMHRLVERAQSMGGTCTGEHGIGQGKQKYLEAELGPEALDAMRALKKALDPQNIFNPGKILPAVQG, encoded by the coding sequence GTGAGCCTGATCATCACCAATAATTTGCCGCGGCCGGAGCCGCAGGCGCTGGCCAGCACCGTCGAAGCGCTCGCCGCGCGGTTCGGCAACCGTCTGATCACCTCGCAGGCGGTCCGCGAACAGCACGCCCATACCACGACCTGGTTGCCCTCGCAGCCGCCGGACGCCGTGGTCATGGCGCAGGAGGCCTCGGATATCCAGGATGTGGTGCGGATTTGCGCCAGGTATGGCGTTCCCGTGATCGCGTTCGGCACCGGCACCTCGCTGGAGGGGCAGGTCAATGCGCCGGCCGGCGGGATTTGCATCGACCTGCGCGACATGAACCGGATCCTCGAAGTCCACACCGAGGATCTGGATTGCGTGATCCAGCCCGGCGTCACCCGCAAGGCGCTCAACGAGCACCTGCGCGACCAGGGATTGTTTTTCCCGATCGATCCCGGCGCCGACGCCTCGCTCGGCGGCATGGCGTCGACGCGCGCCTCCGGCACCAATGCGGTGCGCTACGGCACCATGCGCGACAACGTGCTGGCGCTCAAAGTGGTGCGCGGCGACGGCGAGATCATCACCACGGGCACGCGGGCCAAGAAATCCTCGGCCGGCTATGACCTGACGCATTTGTTCGTCGGCGCCGAAGGCACGCTCGGCATCATCTCCGAACTCACCATCAAGCTGCGCGGCATTCCCGAGACCATCGCGGCGGCGGCATGTTCGTTCGAGACGGTGCGCGGCGCCTGTCAGGCCACCATCCTGGCGATCCAGACCGGCATTCCCGTGGCGCGCATCGAGCTGCTCAATGCAGCGCAGGTCAAGGCCTGCAATTCCTATTCGAAGCTGTCGCTGCCGGAGACGCCGCTGCTGCTGCTCGAATTCCACGGCAGCGAGATCGAGGTCGCCGAGCAATCGAAGAATTTCAAGGAAATCGCCGCAGAATGCGGCGGCGGCGATTTCACCTGGACCACCAAGCCCGAGGACCGCACCAAGCTCTGGCAGGCGCGGCATGACGCTTATTGGTCGGTCAAGGCGCTGCGTCCCGGCGCCGGCGTGGTGGCGACCGACGTCTGCGTGCCGATCTCGCGGCTCGCCGATTGCGTCACCGAGACCGAAGAGGACCTGAAGCGCCTCAATCTCCTGTCGCCGATCGTCGGCCATGTCGGCGACGGCAATTTCCATTGTTCGCTGTTGTGCGACGTCGACGATGCGGAAGAGATGGCGCGCGGCGAGGATTTCATGCACCGGCTGGTCGAGCGCGCGCAATCGATGGGCGGCACCTGTACCGGCGAGCACGGAATCGGGCAGGGCAAGCAGAAATACCTCGAAGCCGAACTCGGCCCCGAGGCGCTCGACGCCATGCGCGCGCTGAAGAAAGCGCTCGATCCACAGAACATCTTCAACCCCGGAAAGATATTGCCGGCGGTGCAGGGCTAA
- a CDS encoding thioesterase family protein, with translation MPLPPSPFLSSVMQIEPQWIDYNGHLNMAYYNVMFDRAIDEMWLQLGIGPAYMKERHGSTFTAECHVRYLREIHLGDPVQISVFLLGADEKRLHTFEELRHATEGWLSATSENMTIHIDMNARKTAPFPPDIRARIEAVANAHAAVARPEGTGRRIAMPSK, from the coding sequence ATGCCGCTTCCGCCCTCGCCGTTTTTGTCGTCGGTGATGCAGATCGAGCCGCAATGGATCGACTATAACGGCCATCTCAACATGGCGTATTATAATGTGATGTTCGACCGCGCGATCGACGAAATGTGGCTGCAGCTCGGGATCGGCCCGGCCTACATGAAGGAGCGCCACGGCTCGACCTTCACCGCGGAATGCCATGTGCGCTATTTGCGCGAGATCCACCTCGGCGATCCCGTGCAGATATCGGTTTTTCTGCTCGGCGCCGACGAAAAGCGGCTGCACACCTTCGAGGAATTGCGCCACGCCACCGAGGGCTGGCTGTCCGCCACCTCGGAAAACATGACCATTCACATCGACATGAACGCCCGGAAAACGGCGCCGTTTCCGCCCGACATCCGCGCCCGCATCGAGGCGGTGGCGAACGCCCACGCCGCGGTGGCGCGCCCCGAGGGCACCGGCCGCAGGATCGCGATGCCTTCGAAGTAG
- a CDS encoding ATP-dependent helicase yields the protein MTEPKRPSPHGVPDHQPAAGGIAARARAAATPQYLSGLNPEQREAVETLDGPVLVLAGAGTGKTRVLTCRIAHILSQGRARPGEILSVTFTNKAAREMKLRLGQMLGQAVEGMPWLGTFHSIGGRILRTHAELVQLKSNFTVLDVDDQIRLLKQLLAADNIDDKRWPARMLAGLIDGWKNRGLTPSQVPPGEAAVFGNGRGGKLYAAYQERLKILNAADFGDLLLENIRLFREHPDVLRQYQHRFKFILVDEYQDTNVAQYLWLRLLAQAPSKPGVPLSSVIPGRIEDANPESRAAQDSTRDSGSALSAQPGMTAPNPPRNICCVGDDDQSIYGWRGAEVDNILRFEHDFPGAKVIRLERNYRSTGHILAAASHLIAHNEGRLGKTLRTEDVDGEKVTVTGSWDSEEEARAIGEEIEELQRAGNKLNDIAILVRASFQMREFEDRFVTLGLPYRVIGGPRFYERAEVRDALAYLRTINSPADDLAFERIVNVPKRGLGDATVQMLHDHARKRRIPLFEAARAVVETDELKPKARGSLRDLIASFDRWRAQREVTSHTELAEIVLDESGYTEMWQKDRSADAAGRLENLKELVRSMEEFENLQGFLEHISLVMDRDGGAEDDAVSLMTLHSAKGLEFDNVFLPGWEEGLFPSQRTLDEQGRAGLEEERRLAHVGITRARRRAKLYFATNRRIHGTWSTTIPSRFLDELPAPNVEITESKGGSGWGGSGGYGPSRFDNVESFGSSYSTPGWQRAQAQRARGQNGGRGGGQAGGGFNESQSPFSGSRGDTSGSRSDTSGSRGEGFSRNKRAPLTIEGELIAKSTGTTSEFSLDDRVFHQKFGYGNVVKIDGNKLTIAFEKAGEKKVVDSFVERV from the coding sequence ATGACCGAACCGAAAAGACCGAGCCCTCACGGCGTCCCCGACCACCAGCCTGCGGCCGGCGGCATTGCCGCGCGTGCGCGGGCGGCGGCGACCCCGCAATACCTCTCCGGCCTCAATCCCGAGCAGCGCGAAGCGGTGGAAACGCTTGACGGTCCCGTGCTGGTGCTGGCGGGGGCCGGCACCGGCAAGACCCGCGTGCTGACCTGCCGGATCGCCCACATTCTCAGCCAGGGCCGCGCCCGGCCCGGCGAAATCCTCTCCGTCACCTTCACCAACAAGGCGGCGCGCGAGATGAAGCTGCGGCTGGGGCAAATGCTCGGCCAGGCCGTCGAAGGCATGCCGTGGCTCGGCACCTTCCATTCGATCGGCGGCCGCATCCTGCGCACCCATGCCGAGCTGGTGCAGCTGAAATCCAACTTCACCGTGCTCGATGTCGATGACCAGATCCGGCTGCTCAAGCAGCTGCTCGCCGCCGACAATATCGACGACAAGCGCTGGCCGGCCCGCATGCTGGCAGGATTGATCGACGGCTGGAAGAACCGCGGGCTGACGCCGTCGCAGGTGCCGCCGGGCGAAGCCGCGGTGTTCGGCAATGGCCGCGGCGGCAAGCTCTATGCGGCCTACCAGGAACGCCTGAAAATCCTCAACGCCGCCGATTTCGGCGATCTCCTGCTGGAAAACATCCGGCTGTTCCGCGAGCACCCCGACGTGCTCCGGCAATACCAGCACCGCTTCAAGTTCATCCTGGTCGACGAATACCAGGACACCAACGTCGCGCAGTATCTGTGGCTGCGGCTGCTGGCGCAGGCGCCGTCGAAGCCGGGCGTCCCCCTCTCCTCGGTCATTCCGGGGCGCATCGAAGATGCGAACCCGGAATCTCGGGCGGCACAGGATTCAACTCGGGATTCCGGGTCTGCGCTTTCAGCGCAGCCCGGAATGACGGCGCCAAATCCCCCCAGGAACATCTGCTGCGTCGGCGACGACGACCAGTCGATCTATGGCTGGCGCGGCGCCGAGGTCGACAACATCCTGCGCTTCGAGCACGATTTTCCCGGCGCCAAGGTCATTCGCCTCGAGCGCAACTACCGCTCCACCGGCCATATCCTCGCCGCCGCCTCGCACCTGATCGCGCATAATGAAGGCCGGCTCGGCAAGACGCTGCGCACCGAAGACGTCGACGGCGAAAAGGTCACCGTCACCGGCTCCTGGGATTCCGAAGAGGAAGCCCGCGCCATCGGCGAGGAGATCGAGGAACTGCAGCGCGCCGGCAACAAGCTCAACGACATCGCGATCCTGGTGCGGGCCTCGTTCCAGATGCGCGAATTCGAAGACCGCTTCGTCACGCTCGGCCTGCCCTATCGCGTGATCGGCGGGCCGAGGTTCTACGAACGCGCCGAGGTCCGCGACGCGCTGGCTTACTTGCGCACCATCAATTCGCCGGCCGACGACCTCGCCTTCGAGCGCATCGTCAACGTGCCGAAGCGCGGGCTCGGCGACGCCACCGTGCAGATGCTGCACGACCACGCCCGCAAGCGCCGGATTCCGCTGTTCGAGGCCGCCCGCGCCGTGGTCGAGACCGATGAGCTGAAGCCGAAGGCGCGCGGCTCCCTGCGCGACCTGATCGCCAGTTTCGATCGCTGGCGCGCGCAGCGCGAGGTGACCTCGCATACCGAACTGGCCGAGATCGTGCTCGACGAAAGCGGCTACACCGAGATGTGGCAGAAGGACCGCTCCGCCGACGCCGCCGGCCGGCTCGAGAACCTCAAGGAACTGGTGCGCTCGATGGAGGAATTCGAGAACCTGCAGGGGTTCCTCGAGCACATCTCGCTGGTGATGGACCGCGACGGCGGCGCCGAGGACGATGCGGTTTCGCTGATGACGCTGCATTCGGCCAAGGGGCTGGAATTCGACAACGTGTTCCTGCCCGGCTGGGAGGAAGGCCTGTTTCCGAGCCAGCGCACGCTGGACGAACAGGGCCGCGCCGGCCTCGAAGAAGAGCGCCGCCTCGCCCATGTCGGCATTACGCGCGCGCGCCGCCGCGCCAAACTCTATTTCGCCACCAACCGCCGCATTCACGGCACGTGGTCGACCACGATCCCTTCGCGCTTTCTCGATGAACTGCCGGCGCCGAATGTCGAGATCACGGAATCCAAGGGCGGCTCGGGCTGGGGCGGCAGCGGCGGCTACGGCCCCTCGCGCTTCGACAATGTGGAATCCTTCGGCTCCAGCTATTCGACGCCGGGCTGGCAGCGCGCGCAGGCCCAGCGTGCGCGCGGCCAGAACGGCGGCCGTGGCGGCGGACAGGCCGGCGGCGGTTTCAATGAAAGCCAGTCACCGTTTTCAGGTTCGCGCGGCGATACCTCAGGTTCGCGCAGCGATACCTCAGGTTCGCGCGGCGAGGGCTTCTCGCGCAACAAGCGCGCGCCCCTGACCATCGAAGGCGAGCTGATCGCGAAATCCACCGGCACCACGTCGGAATTTTCGCTGGACGACCGCGTGTTTCACCAGAAATTCGGCTACGGCAACGTGGTGAAGATCGACGGCAACAAACTCACCATCGCGTTCGAGAAGGCCGGCGAGAAGAAGGTGGTCGATAGTTTCGTCGAGCGGGTGTGA
- a CDS encoding ABC transporter ATP-binding protein, which yields MTPIISVANLSKTYGSGFKALNGINLEINRGEIFALLGPNGAGKTTLISIVCGIANPSEGRVRVDGHDINADYRAARSLIGLVPQELHTDAFETVWATVSFSRGLFGKPKNPAHIEKVLKDLSLWDKKDSKIVTLSGGMKRRVMIAKALSHEPQVLFLDEPTAGVDVELRKGMWEVVRALQASGVTIILTTHYIEEAEEMADRIGVINKGEIILVEDKAGLMQKLGKKELKLHLQVKLDAIPASLAAYNLELSDDGRAVTYDYDTKGDRTGITSLLSDLRNAGIRISDLDTRQSSLEDIFVSLVRAP from the coding sequence ATGACGCCCATCATATCTGTTGCAAATTTGTCGAAGACCTACGGCTCCGGTTTCAAGGCGCTGAACGGCATCAACCTCGAGATCAATCGCGGCGAGATTTTTGCCCTGCTGGGACCGAACGGCGCCGGCAAGACCACGCTGATCAGCATCGTCTGCGGCATTGCCAATCCGAGCGAGGGCCGCGTCCGCGTCGACGGCCATGACATCAACGCAGATTATCGCGCCGCGCGCTCGCTGATCGGGCTGGTGCCGCAGGAGCTGCACACCGACGCGTTCGAAACGGTGTGGGCGACCGTCAGCTTCAGCCGCGGCCTGTTCGGCAAGCCGAAGAACCCCGCCCATATCGAAAAGGTGCTGAAGGACCTGTCGCTGTGGGACAAGAAGGATTCCAAGATCGTCACGCTGTCCGGCGGCATGAAGCGCCGCGTGATGATCGCGAAGGCGCTGTCGCACGAGCCGCAGGTCCTGTTTCTCGACGAGCCGACCGCGGGCGTCGACGTCGAATTGCGCAAGGGCATGTGGGAGGTGGTGCGGGCGCTGCAGGCGTCGGGCGTCACCATCATCCTCACCACGCATTACATCGAAGAGGCCGAGGAGATGGCCGACCGGATCGGCGTCATCAACAAGGGCGAAATCATCCTGGTCGAGGACAAGGCCGGCCTGATGCAGAAGCTCGGCAAGAAAGAGTTGAAGCTGCACCTGCAGGTCAAACTCGATGCGATCCCCGCCTCGCTCGCCGCCTATAACCTCGAACTGTCGGACGATGGCCGCGCGGTGACCTACGACTACGACACCAAGGGTGACCGCACCGGCATCACCAGCCTGCTCAGCGACCTCCGTAACGCTGGTATCCGCATCTCGGATCTCGATACCAGGCAGAGTTCGCTGGAAGACATCTTCGTCAGCCTGGTGAGGGCGCCATGA
- a CDS encoding ABC transporter permease, giving the protein MNFRAVRAIYLFEMARTWRTLLQSIVSPVVSTSLYFVVFGAAIGSRITSVEGVSYGTFIVPGLVMLSVLTQSIANASFGIYFPKFVGTIYEILSAPVSSFEIVLGYVGAAATKSIILGLIILATAALFVPLHILHPWWMLTFLVLTAVTFSLFGFIIGIWADGFEKLQMIPMLVVTPLTFLGGSFYSVNMLPSGWRTITLLNPVVYLISGFRWSFYEISDVSVGLSVGITLAFLGLCMVAVWWIFRTGYRLKN; this is encoded by the coding sequence ATGAATTTCCGGGCCGTCCGCGCGATCTATCTTTTCGAAATGGCGCGCACCTGGCGCACGCTGCTGCAAAGCATCGTCTCGCCGGTGGTTTCCACCTCGCTGTATTTCGTGGTGTTTGGCGCCGCGATCGGCTCGCGCATCACCTCGGTCGAGGGCGTCAGCTACGGCACCTTCATCGTGCCGGGGCTGGTGATGCTGTCGGTGCTGACGCAGAGCATCGCCAACGCGTCATTCGGCATCTACTTTCCGAAATTCGTCGGCACCATTTACGAAATATTGTCGGCGCCGGTGTCGTCTTTCGAGATCGTGCTCGGCTATGTCGGCGCCGCCGCAACCAAGTCGATCATCCTCGGCCTGATCATCCTCGCCACCGCTGCGCTGTTCGTGCCGCTGCACATCCTGCATCCCTGGTGGATGCTGACCTTCCTGGTGCTGACCGCCGTCACCTTCAGCCTGTTCGGCTTCATCATCGGCATCTGGGCCGACGGCTTCGAGAAGCTGCAGATGATCCCGATGCTGGTGGTGACGCCGCTGACCTTCCTCGGCGGCAGCTTCTACTCGGTCAACATGCTGCCGTCGGGCTGGCGCACCATCACGCTGCTCAATCCGGTGGTCTATCTGATCAGCGGCTTCCGCTGGAGCTTTTACGAAATCTCCGACGTCAGCGTGGGTCTCAGCGTCGGTATCACGCTGGCATTCCTCGGCCTCTGCATGGTCGCGGTGTGGTGGATCTTCCGGACCGGGTACCGGCTGAAGAATTGA
- a CDS encoding L,D-transpeptidase codes for MRSFLIAFTGLLLFATGTAQAKIAITVDKNAQLMTVAVDGVERYQWPVSTGLPSYETPNGSFRTFRMEEDHYSKEFDDAPMPHSIFFTKIGHAIHGTDSVSRLGSPASHGCVRLSRANAATLYALVEKDGVLNTTVSLTGSSQIALARNPRGRGNAAVARRDAAPQYNAAGDPIVLTPQPGEVAPQVGSRAQVDDGYIYPADGSSNEARYPAPSNRRLYGAQVYPREQYYYDRGYAPQYAPPGYYQPRPYYQPRGSFTYQD; via the coding sequence ATGCGTTCCTTCCTCATTGCTTTCACCGGCCTGCTGCTGTTCGCCACCGGCACAGCGCAAGCCAAAATCGCCATCACCGTCGACAAGAATGCGCAGCTGATGACCGTCGCGGTCGACGGCGTCGAGCGCTACCAGTGGCCGGTGTCGACCGGGCTGCCCTCCTACGAGACGCCGAACGGCAGCTTCAGGACCTTCCGCATGGAAGAAGACCACTACTCCAAGGAATTTGACGACGCGCCGATGCCTCATTCGATCTTCTTCACCAAGATCGGCCACGCCATTCATGGCACCGACTCGGTGAGCCGCCTCGGCAGCCCGGCTTCGCACGGCTGCGTACGGCTGTCGCGCGCCAACGCCGCGACGCTGTATGCACTGGTGGAAAAGGACGGCGTGCTCAACACCACCGTGAGCCTGACCGGTTCCTCGCAGATCGCCCTGGCGCGAAACCCGCGGGGCCGCGGCAACGCCGCGGTGGCGCGCCGCGACGCCGCGCCGCAATACAACGCCGCCGGCGATCCGATCGTGCTGACGCCGCAGCCGGGCGAGGTCGCGCCGCAGGTCGGGTCCCGGGCGCAGGTCGATGACGGCTATATCTATCCGGCCGACGGCTCTTCGAACGAGGCCCGCTATCCGGCGCCGAGCAACCGTCGCCTCTATGGCGCACAGGTCTATCCGCGGGAGCAATATTACTACGACCGCGGCTATGCCCCGCAATACGCACCGCCGGGCTACTATCAGCCGCGCCCGTATTATCAGCCGCGCGGATCCTTCACCTATCAGGACTGA
- a CDS encoding putative bifunctional diguanylate cyclase/phosphodiesterase, with amino-acid sequence MVDKLKTQSQSEASDRARLANSPATPETHRRDLLLEAIARSAKELLRASDLTRSIPKVLEHVGLATSVGRVHMLEVDPAGPIDEGRIIGHYLWSAAGVSTPAFFSDARGRTLVDVGLQSWVPKLMRGESVAGLVREFEDPVRRFFELGSVKSTVAVPVFAEDQWWGLIGFDDCRSERKWSPREIDALRTLAELVGAAVTQTRRLQKFSDANRIVENSPTMLYRLSAQPPFGLIYLSQNVRRYGYDAEELLASPSRWMQLIESEYHPAIAADIKSIIEGRVDSTLLEFRLKKSDGSLVWLEGRGYAVRDEEHRLVAIEGVLNDITERKSADEKIAAMVRTDLLTGLANRAAFIERLQLAFARSQRGANPFAVHYLDLDHFKDVNDTLGHPAGDTLLRAVADRLRGCVRETDLVARFGGDEFAVLQDDISDVVGVEAMATKIGASLAAPFLIDGNQVHTTASIGIVPYDSDAGGPEAMMRKADLALYRAKDEGRNQFRFHMAELDRQLRERMMIAADLHLAIERQEFELYYQPQVELESGRIVGLEALIRWNHPTRGLLLPTVFIPIAETTGSILPIGEWAIEQACRQIRLWRDQGVVPPLVAVNISAAQFRGTSDLDRIVANSLARFGVAPSALELELTESVLMETSQKHKGSLERLRQLGVRLAIDDFGTGYSSMSYLRRFPFDRIKIDKSFIDDVATQNESIKIVRAIVTLAEGLGMSTIAEGVESADQVDKLRELGCDQIQGFFFANPHPAGEIAGLLAQRLEGADAAAGYPPPNDGAASG; translated from the coding sequence GTGGTCGACAAGCTGAAAACACAATCCCAGTCGGAGGCATCGGATCGCGCGCGGCTGGCCAATTCTCCCGCGACGCCGGAAACCCATCGGCGCGACCTGCTGCTTGAAGCCATCGCCAGAAGCGCCAAGGAATTGCTGCGCGCAAGCGACCTGACGCGCTCGATTCCGAAGGTGCTCGAGCATGTCGGTCTCGCTACCAGCGTCGGCCGGGTGCACATGCTCGAAGTCGATCCGGCCGGACCCATCGACGAGGGCCGCATCATCGGCCACTACCTGTGGAGTGCAGCCGGCGTATCTACGCCTGCCTTCTTCAGCGATGCGCGGGGCCGCACCTTGGTCGATGTCGGCCTTCAGTCATGGGTGCCGAAGCTCATGCGGGGCGAGTCCGTCGCGGGACTCGTCCGGGAATTCGAGGATCCCGTGCGCCGATTCTTCGAACTTGGCAGCGTCAAATCGACGGTGGCGGTTCCCGTGTTTGCCGAGGACCAATGGTGGGGTCTGATCGGTTTCGATGATTGCCGCAGCGAACGCAAATGGTCACCGCGCGAGATCGATGCACTGAGGACGCTGGCGGAACTGGTTGGCGCGGCGGTCACCCAAACGCGCCGCCTGCAGAAATTCTCCGATGCCAACCGCATCGTCGAAAACAGTCCGACGATGCTTTACCGGCTGAGCGCGCAGCCCCCGTTCGGGCTGATCTACCTGTCGCAAAACGTCCGGCGATACGGCTACGACGCCGAAGAACTGCTGGCGTCGCCGAGCAGATGGATGCAGCTCATCGAAAGCGAATACCATCCTGCTATCGCGGCCGACATCAAGTCCATCATAGAAGGAAGAGTGGATTCCACCCTGCTCGAATTCCGCCTGAAGAAGTCGGATGGCTCCCTCGTCTGGCTCGAAGGACGCGGATACGCAGTGCGCGACGAGGAGCACCGGCTCGTCGCTATCGAGGGCGTCCTCAACGATATCACCGAGCGGAAATCGGCAGACGAGAAGATCGCGGCCATGGTGCGAACCGATCTTCTGACCGGGCTCGCCAATCGGGCGGCCTTTATCGAACGGCTGCAACTGGCGTTCGCTCGCTCCCAACGCGGCGCCAATCCGTTCGCCGTCCACTATCTCGATCTCGATCATTTCAAGGATGTCAACGACACGCTGGGACATCCGGCCGGGGACACGCTGCTGCGGGCGGTCGCCGATCGCCTCCGGGGCTGCGTGCGCGAAACCGACCTGGTCGCCCGCTTCGGCGGTGACGAGTTCGCGGTGCTGCAGGACGATATTTCGGACGTGGTCGGCGTCGAGGCGATGGCCACCAAGATCGGCGCCAGCCTTGCCGCACCCTTTTTGATCGATGGCAATCAGGTGCATACGACCGCCAGCATCGGGATCGTCCCCTATGATTCGGACGCGGGCGGGCCCGAGGCGATGATGAGGAAGGCCGACCTCGCGCTCTACCGGGCGAAGGACGAGGGGCGCAACCAGTTTCGCTTCCATATGGCCGAACTCGATCGGCAGTTGCGCGAGCGGATGATGATCGCCGCCGACCTGCATCTGGCGATCGAACGCCAGGAGTTCGAATTATACTACCAGCCGCAAGTGGAGCTCGAATCCGGAAGGATCGTCGGACTGGAGGCGCTGATCCGCTGGAACCATCCGACGCGCGGCTTGCTGCTGCCGACGGTCTTCATTCCAATCGCGGAAACCACCGGGAGCATTCTGCCGATCGGAGAATGGGCGATCGAGCAGGCCTGTCGGCAGATCAGACTCTGGCGAGACCAGGGGGTGGTGCCGCCGCTGGTGGCGGTGAACATCTCCGCCGCACAGTTCAGGGGGACGTCCGACCTCGATCGGATCGTCGCGAACAGCCTCGCCAGGTTTGGCGTTGCCCCATCCGCGCTGGAACTCGAGCTGACCGAATCGGTCCTGATGGAAACGTCGCAGAAGCACAAGGGATCGCTTGAACGACTACGGCAGCTCGGAGTCCGGCTCGCCATCGACGATTTCGGTACCGGATATTCGTCGATGAGCTACCTGCGACGATTCCCCTTCGACAGGATCAAGATCGACAAGTCGTTCATCGACGATGTGGCGACGCAAAACGAGAGCATCAAGATCGTTCGGGCGATCGTGACCCTCGCGGAGGGGCTAGGCATGTCCACGATCGCCGAGGGCGTGGAAAGCGCAGACCAGGTCGACAAACTACGCGAGCTCGGCTGCGACCAGATCCAGGGTTTCTTTTTCGCGAATCCGCACCCGGCGGGCGAGATCGCCGGATTGCTGGCGCAGCGGCTGGAAGGCGCGGATGCCGCGGCCGGATATCCGCCTCCCAACGACGGCGCAGCGTCCGGCTGA